The region GGGCTTAACTGCTTTGCCCCAGGAAACTGTTGTGAAAGTTGGTATGAAACAAGTCATTTCAGATGCAGGTATTCTCATTGGTATGGCCAAAGGCTACTATCAAGATCTTGGTATCAAGATTGAGCCGGTACAGTTCAATTCAGGGCAGGAAATGATCAATCAGCTAGCAGCTGGACAATTAGATGTTGGCGCAACAGTAACTGCTGCCGGACTTCTCAATGCCATGTCTCGCGATATACCGGTCAAAATAGTTGCTGACAAAGGTATTAACGTTCCCGGCCAAGGTTACTATCGTCTCGTAATAAGAAAAGATCTTGCCGATGTCATCAAGAACTATGCAGATTTGCGCGGCAAGAAGATCGCCATAGTTGGCACAGCTTCCCTTGACGAAATCTGTGCTATCCGGGTGTTAAATAAAGGCGGCTTAACGCCAAAAGACGTTGATATCCAGGTTATCCGGGCATTTCCCGACATGCTTGTTTCTTTGGGCAACAAGAGTATTGATGCTGCCATGGTTATTGAACCCTTTGTCACCCAAGGCATTGCTAAAGGTGTTCTCAATCCATGGAAAGATCCGGCCGACTATGACCCTGACGCTCAAATCGCTTTGCTGGTTTATGGCACCAGTATGAGCAAACGGCCTGACGTAGCCAACAGGTTCATGACCGCCTATATTAAGTCAGTGCGGGACTACAATGATGCCT is a window of Sporomusaceae bacterium ACPt DNA encoding:
- the ssuA_2 gene encoding Putative aliphatic sulfonates-binding protein produces the protein MSKRLVGLVAVLLVFTFLIAACSQAPATQVTPVKGPAWAPGLTALPQETVVKVGMKQVISDAGILIGMAKGYYQDLGIKIEPVQFNSGQEMINQLAAGQLDVGATVTAAGLLNAMSRDIPVKIVADKGINVPGQGYYRLVIRKDLADVIKNYADLRGKKIAIVGTASLDEICAIRVLNKGGLTPKDVDIQVIRAFPDMLVSLGNKSIDAAMVIEPFVTQGIAKGVLNPWKDPADYDPDAQIALLVYGTSMSKRPDVANRFMTAYIKSVRDYNDAFFQNKGKAEVIDILCKYSSIKDPALYDKMLPTGLNPDGYVRMKGLAADLAWYKDNNLLKSDIQLQDTVDNSYVDFALSVLGKYQ